The Hoeflea sp. 108 genome window below encodes:
- a CDS encoding DUF3991 and toprim domain-containing protein: protein MEKADIEELRGRVGCAAVLETGGFAIDLKESTRKAVKYRRGDDIIIVIHDGKGWFDPLSDAKGDVYSLVQHLDGGDFLEAFVQVASLVGFEPREPEWKRQSREAEPDQSIPDRWGARRKPWRGSATWRYLRDDRHIPEQVLRAAIAQDLLREGPRGSMWAAHQGADGVVTGWEERGPEWRGFATGGSKVLFRFGFKGAARICVTEAAIDAMSLGAIEKARRDTLYVSTGGGWSPATDGAIRMLGERPDVRFVAATDANTQGEAFVARLRELAGELSCDFERLKPRAEDWNAMLKEGAIA, encoded by the coding sequence ATGGAAAAAGCGGATATCGAAGAGCTGCGAGGCAGGGTGGGTTGTGCGGCCGTGCTGGAGACCGGAGGGTTCGCGATCGACTTGAAGGAAAGCACGCGCAAGGCGGTGAAGTATCGCCGTGGCGATGACATCATCATCGTTATCCACGATGGCAAGGGCTGGTTTGATCCGCTCTCCGACGCCAAGGGTGATGTCTATTCGCTCGTTCAGCATCTGGACGGCGGCGATTTTCTGGAAGCGTTTGTGCAAGTCGCGTCCCTGGTCGGCTTCGAGCCCCGCGAGCCAGAATGGAAACGACAGTCGCGCGAGGCGGAACCTGACCAATCCATACCGGATCGTTGGGGTGCCCGGCGCAAGCCCTGGCGCGGGTCGGCAACCTGGCGATATCTGCGCGACGACCGGCACATTCCCGAACAGGTCCTCCGGGCAGCCATCGCCCAGGACCTTCTGCGGGAAGGGCCGCGTGGGAGCATGTGGGCCGCTCATCAGGGTGCCGATGGCGTGGTCACCGGTTGGGAGGAACGTGGTCCCGAATGGCGCGGCTTTGCAACCGGCGGCAGCAAGGTCTTGTTCCGCTTCGGGTTCAAGGGCGCCGCTCGCATCTGCGTAACCGAAGCCGCCATCGATGCCATGAGCCTTGGCGCGATCGAGAAGGCCCGGCGCGATACGCTTTATGTCAGCACTGGCGGCGGCTGGTCGCCGGCCACCGACGGCGCCATTCGCATGTTGGGGGAACGGCCCGATGTCCGCTTCGTCGCCGCGACCGATGCGAACACGCAGGGCGAAGCGTTCGTGGCGCGGTTGCGTGAGCTTGCCGGTGAACTCTCCTGCGACTTCGAACGTCTGAAGCCGCGTGCGGAGGACTGGAATGCGATGCTGAAGGAGGGGGCAATCGCCTGA
- a CDS encoding DUF1419 domain-containing protein codes for MNPSSPIRKVYQGIADRRQMFRMFDRHTQRPNRFEDADAGLYRGEWFELTEIEHDYMFNILPPLFMNGEMFAMREFLTGCITSVFFTLKIDDRMRFFHAYCDLADKGSPAHMRAAIVERESRPVRAMTREERIEHIWSSSHDEYRGYADWRFPQAQRGRRTVLFFGRDRSREVKLLDDLTDAEIAAKLPVHLRYLPDAIAA; via the coding sequence ATGAACCCCTCTTCTCCTATCCGCAAAGTCTACCAGGGTATTGCCGACCGCCGGCAGATGTTCCGCATGTTCGATCGCCACACGCAGCGCCCCAATCGTTTCGAGGATGCCGATGCCGGCCTCTATCGCGGGGAGTGGTTCGAGCTTACCGAGATCGAGCATGATTACATGTTCAACATCCTGCCGCCGCTCTTCATGAACGGCGAGATGTTCGCCATGCGGGAATTCCTGACGGGCTGCATCACCAGCGTCTTCTTCACCCTGAAGATCGACGACCGGATGCGGTTCTTCCACGCCTATTGCGACCTTGCCGACAAGGGTTCGCCCGCACACATGCGCGCCGCCATTGTCGAGCGGGAAAGCCGTCCAGTCCGTGCAATGACCCGCGAAGAGCGGATCGAGCATATCTGGAGTTCAAGCCACGACGAATACCGCGGCTATGCCGATTGGCGCTTTCCGCAGGCGCAGCGCGGGCGGCGAACGGTCCTGTTCTTCGGTCGCGACCGAAGCCGCGAGGTCAAGCTGCTCGACGACCTCACGGATGCGGAGATCGCAGCCAAGCTGCCGGTGCATCTGCGCTACCTCCCCGACGCAATCGCGGCATGA
- a CDS encoding DUF3085 domain-containing protein, whose amino-acid sequence MFTFSVTDVRVVMMRGRLDAYVNGGFRNPHYGLYPGRDEKPGVWLVGDEGVYILSNGKLAEGQRPFVVYAEECNPKTNPDYWHYKRQHFGGDDGIEFLDGFMLVKLIAARPGCTHLKIVLQPNSMQLLAVQQD is encoded by the coding sequence ATGTTCACCTTTTCCGTGACGGATGTCCGCGTCGTGATGATGCGCGGGCGGCTCGACGCCTACGTCAACGGCGGCTTCCGCAATCCTCATTATGGGCTTTATCCCGGCCGTGATGAAAAGCCCGGTGTCTGGCTGGTCGGCGACGAGGGCGTCTACATCCTCTCCAACGGCAAGCTCGCGGAAGGGCAGCGTCCGTTCGTCGTCTATGCCGAAGAGTGCAACCCGAAGACCAACCCCGATTACTGGCACTACAAGCGTCAGCATTTCGGCGGGGATGACGGAATCGAGTTTCTCGATGGCTTCATGCTCGTGAAGCTGATCGCGGCCAGGCCCGGCTGCACGCATCTGAAGATCGTCTTGCAGCCGAACTCGATGCAGCTCCTCGCAGTCCAGCAGGACTAG